The DNA region CACATCATTGAAGGTGGTTTTTCTCAACCTAATCGTTTGATGAATCAAAAAATGATTGGCTGGGTATTAGGTCATCTTGAAAACTGTGAGGATTTGTTGGAACTCTATTGTGGTTATGGTAACTTCACGATTCCAATGGCTCAAAAATTTCGTAAAGTTTTAGCAACCGAGATTTCTAAAACGTCCATCAAATCTGCACTCATAAACTGTGAACTCAACGATGTTCATAACATTGCTTTCTTACGCATGAGTGCAGAAGAGCTGACATCTGCACTGAAAAAAGAGCGCGAATACAACCGCTTAGCGGGTATCAACCTTGAAGACTACAGCTTTAGTCATGTCTTTGTTGATCCACCCCGTTCTGGTATGGATGAAGCCAGCCTAGCGTTTATCTCTCAATTTGAGAACATCATTTACATTTCGTGCAATCCAGAAACGCTTAAGCGTGATTTGGAAGTTTTAACGTCTCAGTACGCCATTCTCCATTTTGCCCTGTTCGATCAATTTCCAAACACTGAGCATTTGGAGTCTGGCGTCATTTTAAAACGACTTTAGCCTTTTACATGTAAAAGGTTAAATCTTAAAGAGCGCAAGTTTAGAAGCAAGTGTATTAGAAAGATTCAGAAGCTCATCTGATGAAGTGTTAAGGTTTTCAACATCACTACTGTTTTGTAAAGATGATTCATAAATCTGACCAATATTTTTAATGATCGTTGCTGTATTTTGAGAAAGACGTTGAGAAACGTCCGAAGCAATTTGTGAAGCATCAGACGCCTCTTTGATGATCGTTTCCGTGTCGCTAATCTTAAGCTCAACCTCTTCAGAATTAATCGCCATTTGCTCAATAAACTTATAATTCTCACTCATCTGACCACTGGCATCCATAATGTTTTGCACAATCACATTAATCGTTGCATTAATTTCCGTCAGACTTCGTTGCGTACGTTCTGCCAGATTTCTAACTTCATCGGCAACAACGGCAAATCCACGACCATGTTCA from Sulfurospirillum diekertiae includes:
- the trmA gene encoding tRNA (uridine(54)-C5)-methyltransferase TrmA → MECSYFGKCGSCTLYTLDYNAQCAHKQAHMRMLFEPLHVKAFDFFDSPSEHYRGRSEFRIWKEGNTLRYAMGTMDKKSTVCIDACPKVETKIYTLMPELLKKIENSAMLRERLFAIEFLASSKHLLVTLIYHKPLQDEWDEEAKMLENMFGIFIIGRSRGIKRVLSQDFVEDHLEIAGRSYCYHIIEGGFSQPNRLMNQKMIGWVLGHLENCEDLLELYCGYGNFTIPMAQKFRKVLATEISKTSIKSALINCELNDVHNIAFLRMSAEELTSALKKEREYNRLAGINLEDYSFSHVFVDPPRSGMDEASLAFISQFENIIYISCNPETLKRDLEVLTSQYAILHFALFDQFPNTEHLESGVILKRL